The proteins below come from a single Melospiza georgiana isolate bMelGeo1 chromosome 4, bMelGeo1.pri, whole genome shotgun sequence genomic window:
- the REP15 gene encoding rab15 effector protein, with protein MWERPPPAEKMGQKVSQEDNQENKAEMLVICEVFSQGVLHASQRLKDYLGFVDPQSKFQPATNTLSEIFLVNFIGFCVGKGMEERIMTSKMTKQQSSLFGVDWIWTLCGSDKQIKLQIAVQALQPAELLQDEGAAEDCCREAALADECFQNMSRFEKLAQFCRLVGRDCLGLFVVFGVPGKPKDIRGVLLDSVAKEEQKCRLSGRNALRQFVTSTDSSLPAKDMLEICLGTKSRLKDVGNVYINFV; from the coding sequence ATGTGGGAACGACCTCCTCCAGCAGAGAAGATGGGCCAGAAGGTCTCCCAGGAGGACAACCAGGAGAACAAGGCTGAAATGCTGGTCATCTGTGAAGTCTTCAGCCAGGGTGTGCTCCATGCATCTCAAAGGCTGAAGGACTACCTGGGTTTTGTGGATCCTCAAAGCAAATTCCAGCCGGCCACGAACACGCTGAGCGAGATCTTCCTGGTCAACTTCATCGGCTTCTGCGTGGGCAAGGGCATGGAGGAGCGGATCATGACCAGCAAAATGACCAAGCAGCAGTCCTCCCTGTTCGGAGTGGACTGGATCTGGACTCTGTGTGGGTCTGACAAGCAGATCAAGCTGCAGATCGCCGTGCAGGCCCTGCAGCCGGCCGAGCTCTTGCAGGACGAGGGCGCTGCCGAGGATTGCTGCCGGGAGGCCGCGCTGGCCGACGAGTGCTTCCAGAACATGAGCAGGTTTGAGAAGCTGGCCCAGTTCTGCCGCCTGGTGGGACGGGACTGCCTGGGCTTGTTCGTGGTGTTCGGCGTGCCAGGGAAGCCCAAGGACATCCGAGGAGTCCTGCTGGACAGCGTTGCCAAGGAGGAGCAGAAATGCCGCCTGTCGGGCAGGAATGCGCTGCGGCAATTCGTCACCAGCACTGACAGCTCCCTGCCCGCAAAAGACATGCTGGAAATTTGCCTGGGCACCAAAAGCAGGCTGAAGGATGTGGGCAATGTGTACATAAACTTTGTgtga